The region CAGTCCCTCTTGGTTGTGTAAAGAGCTGTAATCATTCTTTCTGTTTCAGGATTGCGCTCTTATTGCTGATGTTGGCATATAATTGTTCAACTGAGGCCAGAAAACAAGAATTTCTGCATCCTCAAAAGCTTTCTTGTGTTTAGCTAAAATTCATGCAGTTTCACAGGAGGCCTTGGTCAAACACTGCGACACATTGAAATCAACTTTTGTTGGGCTTTAATCACAGGTGAGATgttctccttttttccccccacacatgGCAGATACAGGGGGAATTTGAAGATTGACCATAAAATCAGTGCTGCGCATGTTGACAGACCTGGGTGGCATCAGCAAGGACAGCTGCAGTCCGATCTTCCTAGCAGGTATCAAACTTGTTGCTGTTGGGCATCTGGAAGCAAAGGGCATCCTTGACAGAATGATGCCAGCAAACCATGTGCAGGACACAGCACTCCATGCACCTGGCTGATGCTTGGGTCCCCAGATTGGGTTCTGAGATTTTAAAAGTTGTGTAATCCATCCAGGGAGAAGAGAAACCCGTAAGTCAGTTACAATGTCTATTTTGCTATACGTGTGTAATAATGTATTATACATTACAAATTATACTGGAATACATGAGACAAAAGGAAACTGTCTGTTAATTAGGGCCAAATTTGTTTAGAAGTTTGGATGAACTTACTGTTCCTTATGATGTTGgtgaagtgcaaaacaaaacaaaacaaaaaactatttgGTAACCAAATTAGCAGAACCAAAATACATTGGTAGcattttgagaaaacaaaattacaaaaacttGAAACAACATACGTTTTCAGGAAACAAATGCACAAGTCCCAAAACAAAGCAACATTCCTGGAAGCAAATGTACAAAACCCAAAACAGAAAAGGTAGGGAACAGAATTCTTTTTGTTATTAGTCAGCATTTATTTCCttaatttaaatgataatgtcatTTCCTGTGGCAAACCTTGCACAAACTGTGAACAGGAGTTGTGATAAAAGCTTCGGCAGAAGAGATCGAAATGGTGGCTGTACCTTAAAACTTCAAGACtcagaagtttttatttttgctgaagaAGATTCCATGACATAGGCAGCTTGTATTTTGTTCAGAATCTTCAGTAAACTGTAATGCTAACCATATTAACCCTATTTTATGTACTCCACAATTAATGTTAGTGGCATAATCAATTTATAAAAAGTCGTATCTCACCCTGTCAGAGgtaaaataacaaattaatgCAAAGATAGGCTTTTCATTCTTGTAATTTGCCTAGGCTGTCAAATAGCATTCCTGCCAGTGTCTGGGATTCTTAACCTTAGGGCCTGCACTAGGAATGGAATGAACCTTTTTGTAAATGTTCACTGGGTAAAGAAATGTACAAATTCTACTCTACTCAACCCATAAATGTACCTCCAgattactgttttgtttttagatgtaTTGAAGGTCATAATATAGACAGATATATGTTACAGGGCAAGCACTTATCAAGAAGTTCTGAAAGGGGGCAAAAAGGAGGCACAACAGATTTACTGGACTCGCTGGAAACTACTCAAGAGACCTTAAATAAGAATCATGAATATTTATGAGACTATGGAAAGTTTTTTGATAGGTTTAGGTTTGACCTACCTGTGAGATACTTATCTCTGATTGAGGAGGCAACCAGAAGAATTAATGACCTGTTAATCTAAAACGAGCAAGCTTTATAAACCAGTGTTTTCCTTCTAGCCTCAAACAGAAAAAGAAGGTCTAAATCCTTAATCGGGAAAAGACACATTTGTCCAGGGTTACAAAAATGCTCCTAAGAACTGGCTTCCTCATATTCCTTCTCTCGGCTTTATCTGCCTTTGAAATAGAGCAGTATGCACCTGCAATAAGAAAAACTCGTTTCTCAGTCAGCAGTCCATGTAAGTATTCCATCTAGTTTCCAAAATATGTTGCATTTTGTTCAGTTTGCTCACAGAATTACACAATTTGTATTGTTAAACAGTGTTTAAGTTGTTATTTCATATGTTCTAGCGGAAGTGGTCCACTGTGTGAACAGTGCTCCACAAGTGGGTTGTAGCACATTTTCCTGCCTCGAAAATTCTACCTGTGACACTGATGGTATGCATGACATTTGTACCATCTTTCTCCATGCAGCAGCAGTTTTTAACACCgaggtaataaaataaaaaagtaaattacTGTATGAGTTACAATGAATGATACTTGAATGACTGATTAAATATATGAGAAGTAATTATTTAATGACTAAGTATTTGAATCTCATGTAGGGTAAGACCTTTTTCAAGGAGAGCATCAAGTGCATTACCAATGGCATCACCTCCAAGGTTTTTCAGACCATCCGCCGCTGTGGCACCTTCCAGAAAATGATTACTGAAGTGCAAGAGGAGTGCTACAAAAAACTGGACATCTGTGGAGTAGCCCGCTCAAACTCTGATGCCATTGGAGAAGTGGTGCAGGTGCCCCGACATTTTCCAAACAGGTAAATCTAATATAAATTTGTCAGTATCTCTGATCAATGGTCCTTAAGGATATTTTTACAAGATAACACAAGCAACACAGCAGCACAATTATTGATTGAATTAAGACCTGTTATAAACTGACATCTCATTTGAATGAATGTTGACAAAATGTTGGCTCAGTTGGTTCTAATAAGTGGTACGGAACACTGGGTTTTGGGTTCAATTCCCATTCAGGGAACCCACCCCAGCCACTAGAGGGTTGCACAagccagtgcactctcagtgctggGCTGAGCAGCTGTGAGGCGGGAGGGGGAGTACATGTATTATATGTtggaacactgtaaaaaatACTGCTGGGTTGAATATAACCCAATTTGGGTAAATTTGTAATCCAATTGGATCAATATACTTTACCACACACTGCATTTAATTATTGGGTTGATCTTATTACCCAAAGGTTGGGTCATTGTGACTCAGCCACAACTCTGTGTTTAGCCTACACATGATTATTTTTGGACCAGGTGAGGAATTTGaatagaatttattttaaaaaatagaaaaagaaatcgAAAGTTTGGTTGTACAATTTTAGAAtgtatattttgttgtttttaaaaatgtactttgaAAAACTATTCCAAAAATGAATGTTTGTTACAAGAATCATGTTAAATTAATGCAAGTTAAttttatacaacataaataattacacaattgcatttatatatgtatttatacatgtatttctacaaaatgtattttattgaaaattatacaaaacacttacaaaatgcatgcatgtttaaattacaattaacaaataaaataacacctTAACAAATAATAATCACATGAATACATTAAATGATGCAAACCATCaaaaatatactaaatattAACCAAAGGACAAAGTAATACATTTGTCTCACAGTAGTGAGTCTCATGGTAGGGGCTTCCTTAGGTCTGCTTAATGATATGCAccctggaggggaaaaaaatcattttacagCAACTGTCATCTTAATAACAAAGTCAATCCTGTCAGGTAAGGATTCCACCAGTGTTTATAAACATTTCCTGTCAATTTTGGCCCTCTGTCCACTGACTGCGCTCAGGaggtgttaattttttttccttctcttgaTGTTCCATATAATAGATTGTGTTCTAgtgatttttgtcttttatttttcataatatGGACATCCACATCTtctgtaaaatgaaatgaaggttttgcttttcagtgtggaATGTTTTTTGCATGTCATTAATCAAAAGAACTATACACATCTAGGTACCATGTATCCTCAACTAGGGGAGTGCACATTTATTAAAGTACTTTTACAGTAACTGGAAAAATATAAGATGAGTATATCCATCAAAAGACTACACCAGCGTTTGTTTGCTCTCTCTGGGTTCAATGGGCAGCTGGGATGAATCATGAAAGTAGAGctacaacaactaatcgataaaaatcacttatgaaaatcgttgccaacaaatctcattcgagattcgattagttggtctgcgcggtacatttactcattacgttacttctgtttcGAAagcacgcttcggagagtaaatactaaagttgtgtcccaaatgacgtactatacacttacccTATGCGTTATATGCTCTAGcgtctagtgcagtgtttccgcGGACCCCtggtggtcagtggtgtaattgcagggggtccgtaggaaagttttaaaaatgtttaaatttttttttttgttaaatgtatcaaaatatattcaaatgagatgtcttaaaattaatcaattttgtTATTTGCGTGCATTCACAAGTATCACGTTAGTTGAGCTGAcaatcgttcattgatggattttatttgaaatttatttacaaattaaatgatagtttg is a window of Ictalurus furcatus strain D&B chromosome 16, Billie_1.0, whole genome shotgun sequence DNA encoding:
- the stc1l gene encoding stanniocalcin 1, like, producing MLLRTGFLIFLLSALSAFEIEQYAPAIRKTRFSVSSPSEVVHCVNSAPQVGCSTFSCLENSTCDTDGMHDICTIFLHAAAVFNTEGKTFFKESIKCITNGITSKVFQTIRRCGTFQKMITEVQEECYKKLDICGVARSNSDAIGEVVQVPRHFPNRYYSTLLQSLMDCDEETVEVVRSGLVARLDSDMLTLFQLLQKKPCPQDLGHGTTGMDGLEGFRWPMGAPMFKIQPDLHSREPNHLFAKKRSVEDKIPNTKMLNTLKK